The window CTCATTTTAAGTTAACTTAGATCTTGTATTTACGTAAATCACCAACGTGGACCATTGGATCCCGTCTAGAATCGATTTGTGTCTTGTTTtgccttttttatttattttgttttgtttgtgtcTTGTTTTGTGTCTAGTGTTACAAGTGACTTATGGAAATACAATACCTAagaccctgtttagttctcaaaaattttcatgcagtaaccgtcacatcgaatcttcgaacacatgcatagagcactaaatgcagttgaaaaaaattaattatacaATTTAACTGTAaaatgacgagatgaatcttttaaacctaattagtccatgattgaatattaattgctaaataacaacgaaagtgctatgaTTCCAAAATTCTTGTCGATGGGTTTGCAAGAATGATACACTTTGATTTTCTTGCATTGTGAGCTCCCTCCCTACCTACGTGTTGCATTGTCCCTACTTGTTCATCTGAAAGAAACCCAAGCCTGAACAGAAGCATCCCTACTTTTTTGCAGACGGTTTCCCTTGGCATGAAGAGCGGTGGAGGCTTATAATGTACAGGGCGGCGTATCGGCCGCGTCACACAAAGCTAGCGATCGATCATATCGATGCGCAGGTATGGTACGGCGGCATGGCATGGTATATATACCGCACCACATGGCCATTCATTCACCAGGCAAGGCAGACATGGAAGGATCGATGCAGATCACCAACAGCCTACCCAACACCACCCCAGCAGCCTAATACTCCCAAGTAATCAGGGTGCTTGCGTGCATTGCTTCCTtccgatccgatccgatccttaggcggcggcggcggcggcggctgcaaccAGCACAGCACAAGACAGCTAGCCGGTGATGGatacgatgatgatgatgatgaacgaGAAGCGGCTGCCGACCATCATCAGCTGGTTGACGATCATCTTATTGGTCGCGttcggcccggcggcggcggaggcgacggcccCCGCCAGCACGGTGGTCGCCGGCATGGTGTTCTGCGACCAGTGCAAGGACGGCGCCCGGGGCCTCTTCGACTACCCGCTCTACGGTGGGTCCGATGCATCCGTCAACTACCTGCTTACTACTCCTATCATCTCAATCATCCAAAGAAGAAAGCAAgcaagcaatgcaatgcaatgcatgctCTTGCCTCTGCCCACCTAACCCATACCAATCGGCCACGCACGACCTCGGCGTGCCTTGCATATTGCAGGCGCTCGCGTCGCCAtccagtgcggcggcggcgacaccccgCTGACCGTGCGCGAGAGCAACACCAACTGGTTCGGCGGCTTCTCCATCCGCATGGAGGGCTCCCCGGACATGAACCGCTGCACCGCCCGCGTCGTCCAGGGCACGGGGCActgcggcgccgccaccgcaggcGCGCCGAGGGAGCTCACCCTCGCCTTCAGGATGCTCGGCCTCGCGCTCTACACcgtgccgccgctgctctcGCAGCCAGAGGAGGCCATGGACTTTTGCCCCGGACGAGACAGGCGCactaggcctcctcctcctcctcctgcagccgcgcgttggccttggccggcggcggctgccccgGCGCCCGCTCCTCCGCTCCCGCCCTTCTGGCGCAGGAGGCGCCTGCCGCCCATCTGGCGCAAGCCGCCAACGTCGTTGCCGCAGCAGCAGGACCAGCCgcaggtgccgccgccgccgcaggtgctccctcctcctcctcctcctccggcgccagCGCTGCAGGGATCGGCCTGCACCTACGAGTACGTTGACAGCCCATacatatatgtgtgtatatatatatataggtagcGATGTACTATGTACCAAGAAAAAACCAATATATATGCAAGCCATGTCATCGATCAGGCAGTGGGCGTCGCCGGAGCATCGTTGCCACTGGAAGGTGGTGACCCCCAACACGACGGTGGCCATGGCGCTCGGGCCCCTGGCGGCGCAGCGGTACGGCTCGGAGCTGACGCTGCGGGACGCGCTGGAGGGGCGCGGCGACATGTACCGGACGCTGCTCcgggaggccacggcggcgctgctcaACGCCTACTACAACGCCCCCGGCGGGCCCTTCCTGTACCCGACCACGGCCAGCGTCATCGACCACATGAACGGCGCGCTGCTCAGCTCCA is drawn from Panicum virgatum strain AP13 chromosome 1N, P.virgatum_v5, whole genome shotgun sequence and contains these coding sequences:
- the LOC120654345 gene encoding probable pathogenesis-related protein ARB_02861 produces the protein MDTMMMMMNEKRLPTIISWLTIILLVAFGPAAAEATAPASTVVAGMVFCDQCKDGARGLFDYPLYGARVAIQCGGGDTPLTVRESNTNWFGGFSIRMEGSPDMNRCTARVVQGTGHCGAATAGAPRELTLAFRMLGLALYTVPPLLSQPEEAMDFCPGRDRRTRPPPPPPAAARWPWPAAAAPAPAPPLPPFWRRRRLPPIWRKPPTSLPQQQDQPQVPPPPQVLPPPPPPPAPALQGSACTYEQWASPEHRCHWKVVTPNTTVAMALGPLAAQRYGSELTLRDALEGRGDMYRTLLREATAALLNAYYNAPGGPFLYPTTASVIDHMNGALLSSTQRVLIEGARFRRANAGGGGPAGRTRLPCVLTPCCCAAPPPAPRS